From Manihot esculenta cultivar AM560-2 chromosome 18, M.esculenta_v8, whole genome shotgun sequence:
gggcaccgagtggcagaaaaaggaggaggtttcttctctccttctgacctaggtgaggtcttgatctccttaaagtattttcatggtttttcttcaaatctttcacggttgtaatgagttttacccttgttttgaagagttgtgagctttaaacaaggttttggagagatttgatgtcagcccagtaGGCTCAACGGTACACAGGAAAGGGTATCAGAGGGTTCTAACTCTTGTGAGCGCGTTTAGGAGTCagatcagggaatcagcctcagtgcccgttgctAGCAAGTTCTAAAtgtttttcccagacgagctgtcaggtttaccatctgtcagggagtcagagtgtggaatagaagtggtgtctggacgcggaaccatttctttccttctaccctacagaatggcacctgcagagagagcctAGTCAGCATAGGATAGAGaagcttggtagagaaaggttatATCCGACCTCGTACCTcatcctggaatgttccagtgtcagtatgagaaacgaaggatgaaaccttgaaattttgtaacgactgtgagtAGTTGCACAAAAGCACTACCAGGACAGGTGTTTCCATGTAAAATGGATGAGCTATAGGACCAGCTAGTAGAAGCTAGTGGTTTTCTAGAAGAGATCTGAGAGTTGGGAAGTATATGTCGAAAGGTAGAAAACTGACATCTTGATCATAGTGAAGAGTCTAAACCCACAATAAGGGGTAAacctgctcagcgactctgagtataccaGACAGTATCTACTGGGTGAGGCAACTGCGATGtgagctgccctcagtcagaagtcgcTTATCAGTTGAGCCTATAGAAACAGCTAAGCTAGAGAGCTAGCGAGCTCTCTAGAGATAGTCCAGTGTAGGTAaaaagggatcaaaagagaagaagccagtagagtaaagaagaagaaaagcgggcaaggatcagagtgcgcagcaaaatcgtagaatagtttagagaaacagagaagcatgcccgttatctacgaaatgttgtagattttcagagaacatggcatagaggTCAAGTTCTGTAAGCTGAGTGCAATTTCAGGGCATGTCTGTTTCATTGTGATGTGTCACACTATAACATCGAAAGTAAGTAGAGAGATAGAACGTAATAGCCAAGTCATCTAGTATTTCCGTAGAGTTATAAAGCCGAGAAGCATCAAAGAGAAGGAAAGATCCGTAGTCAGATGAAAGATTCAAGTCAGTTGTTGTGTACTGACAGAAGTGATAAGTAAAGAGAAGTAAAGGTGAGTATAACCAGAAGAGTGTGAATAAGCTgagaaaaggcaaagaaaagaaaagttagtagtcatatgaaagagtcaggtcgtttgtgtacaagcaagagtggtaaaccctcagtgtagacacagcttaagcagtgaagggtcagcaaagtcagacagtataaccaacccgggagttttactccaggggtatttgtgtctcttcgtagagaccgatggtaggctgtcttcttgtttccctgtatgtttattgttattgttttaacattcgaggacgaatgtttttaaaggagggaagaatgtaatacccggctagattcagacatcggaattcctaccgtccgggggagttcgaggatgtcagaggtctctggaagggtaagagaaagttttctaaaatattttcaagtgttttaaaggtttagcgtagaaaaggattgagtgttgaagagatatggccaaggaggcattttgccatgttcggccccctaaggttaagttcggccgcctaaagttccctagtttcggcccccgaaggttatgttcggcccccgaaggttgcatagttttgcatgcgattcggcagccgaacctgaggcggttgctcatctataagggcaccgagtggcagaaaaaggaggaggtttcttctctccttctgacctaggtgaggtcttgatctccttaaagtattttcatggtttttcttcaaatctttcacggttgtaatgagttttacccttgttttgaagagttgtgagctttaaacaaggttttggagtttgaagcttttgaagcttggtttctccatatctttgagtttggatcatctcagcctttgttcttcaagaggtaagtgttgatccatggttcttatgatgtttttatgagttttgtaaagggaaaagggagctaggcatgagtttgcatgagatgtgcatcatagggtttatgaatcctttatgtttgctgtgtgtcttgtgagcttgtttgttggagtttaaagttatgtgaagctcccttaggcttgttgaagtgtttatgcatgttttagaagggttaaatgcatgtgttgaggtttgaacaggtgatggagggactgacaggcgtccttgtgcacgaaactgagttctggctaaactcaggttcggcccccgaaagtccaagttaggccgccgaacatgcctgactttcgtctctggaggagacattcggccgccgaaagtgctgccgaaggtgccctgtccagccttcctttgcttgttttgcatgcatgttttgtgatgttttagagggtttttggagagatgttcatagttatgttagagtatgtttggtacctcatttgagtcctccattgtaggattggacccgaggaaccaaggtgtttagcagtagtagctgtttcagaggtagaggtagcccagaggtagccaagtagaggctacaggtgagtggaactaactgtactattttacattcagaaatgacacgaatctagcatgatccatgcatcataaaatgccatgttatgtattaggttgtattgcattagattccacgaatatgctgcattgcataagctgatatttgtgtggatgaatgttggatgatccttagcccttgatagagcacagatacagagttgtggcatgagatagccataccaggtcgcccctggttagtccaggtcgctcctggtactatgagtgagacagctgggctgtcagatcagagctcagagcagtccaggtgaggcctaatcgcccctggcacagttggacatgttatgatatgagttacttcagagtagtccaggtgaggcctcatcgcccctggcacagttggacatactattatgtatgtagagggctatggtgacaagttcatccttgagatgatatgtttgtgatgtgatgcatttcatgagagcatgtaatgaatgaactgtttttattgttcctcctcactgggctctagagctcatcccactcccttgaccccagttttgcaggttctgagagagctaggagaagtcaaagtcagcaagagtagcagtggttaagcctacagagtttacaggattgtgagtattgttttatattatgaatgggatttatcaggtacacagagagtatagttggctgactacgggtcccggcggccttaagccgatctggatcctagtgccagtgatggttcggaccgttactgaggggtaccggtttccgggtcgttacattacgACACCTCAACCATCAATTCCCCCATTTAAATCCATTTCTTGCAGGAAAAAGGCCTAGAGAAGAACCAAGCACGACAAGCTGTCTGAGAGAATGTAAGAGAGATATGGGTTGGTTTTGGGCTGAGGAAAGGTCTCCAAGATGGAAGCAAGGGTTGGTGTTGTCTTGTTTGCcgttttctttataatttcctcccgcttttcctttcattttaaTTCAACTTCGAAGGCCTCATGTAGCATACGATGAATAGCTTCAATTCAAGTTGTTTCTTTTGTTCTTGCCTATATATGCTTTGATACTCCTTGCGCAGTAGCTTCTATCCAAGTGTGTGAGCTTCACTTGTCCTGCTACGGAAGCACAGTATGGCAGAATTCGTCCAAGCTGGGACTTGCCCTGGGGCGTAGTAGCGTTGTCGGTGGTGCATTTGGTCACTGTTTCTTACCGATCATCTTTTCAGTTGGGGCGACATCCGATAGCATGGATATCTGATTAATGATGAGTTCTTCATATTCTTATGTacaaaacctttttttttttttttttgggtatcAAACGAGTGTTAGCTATCGTCCTTTCTTGTAGGattaaattagttttaattCCTGATCACGCCTGGTGATCCTGTTAATTTCTGTACTCTGGCCTTAATGATCTGAAACTATCCTAAATATCTGGAACATTAGTCCTGATAATCCACAAAAGCCTCAAGATAAATTTCATATAAGATTAAATGAAAGAATACTTGCTACTGCTACAAGGCAAATTACACACTTTACAACAAATGCAGGAAACTGATAATACAGAGCTACTAGAGAAACTCAATAAACAATTACAAttagaagaggctacccctgtTTTAACGTGATTAAAAAGGGATGCAGTAGGGTAATGAGACTGGAGTAGATGAAGTCTTCAACTTGGGAAATTTGAAAGAAGAGGAGAATAATTTTGGAGTCTCTAGAATGGTAACAGTTTCATCATCCCCTTTTCTCTTCAAGCTTCTGCTACCCTAATCACAAGAAAGAGGCAAAGTACAGTAAGCATCCAGATCAAGGGATAATATACACGTATTAAAGTTCTTGAAATTCATGCATATATACCTTGGACAAATCAAAATGACAATATACACGTATCAAACTCTTAGATATTTCAAATTTAGCAATCTTCCCCCTTTTTTATGCTTTGATGGCCCAGATTATAATACAACGAAATTAAAACACTAATCCTCACTATTTCAGCCATGCAAATTTAGTGAAATTTAAaccttcatatttttaattatcaagTACCTTCACAGCACCGTTCAAGGAATGAACAGCTTTTTCAGAAGATTCTTTCTTCACAACAATACTACTTCCTTTCCTGCCACTGCTTTTGACTCTCTGACTGGAAGCTTTCGATCCTGTGCTGCCATTTTTTGGTGCAGGTGTAACTAAGGCACTTGTGGACTTTCTCAACGATTCCAACTCATGGGAAAGTAGCGGAATTTCTTCCTtcaatttatttctttcttcCTCCACCTCAGCCAATTTAACTTTCAATTTTTCAATCATTTCATCCTTCTCACTGTTAGAAGAGTGAAGCAGCTCCACACTGTCAAGAACTTTTGCAATCTTCTCATTTGCCTTGTCAATCTCAGCTTGCTTACTCTTCAATTTATCATTGAGATTGGTCTCTAAAACATTATACTGATGCCATACAAAGCTTTTCTCTTTCAATAATGCAGATATCTCAGAATGCTTTTCAGAAGCAAGCTTCTCATATTCAAAGTTTATCCTTTTTACTTCATCATGCAACCTTTTAGAACCAGCAGATTTTAAATCATCATGCCTATCTCCTTGTTTTCCATAGTCAGTTTCCTTGGAATTTTTCTGAGAAGTTAGAAAAATGAAAATCTCATAATTActtctagaaaaaaaaaaaatgaatgccACAAAATGTAACGAAAGGTACTTCGAGGATACGAGAGAGGTAGTCAAAACATGCTCTGAAATCAGCCAATTCATCCTCTGTTTGCTCTGCAATTTTGGAAAAGTGAAGCATTGCAGAATGTCAACAACTAATTCAATATCACATATCCTTCCCACATTCAAGGCCAGtccaaaacccccctttttttgTGTGCTGCTTCTCAGCCCTCTTTTTTACTGAATCAACGTAAaaattgccttttttttttggaaaacaTTGCCTAGCGTTTAATGCATGATAAAACATGGAAAAGACAAACTCAAAACTCCCAAATCACGTAAAGTCACTaagacacacacacacacactctCTGAGTTTGATTAACACCATCAAATAAACATCCGATATTAAGTATTTATTTGGGGGAAAACGCTGACctaatttcaatttataaaGAGAAGCCTCTTTGTGCTTGAGTCCAATCATCAAATCAGATTTCGCAGCCTCAAGCAAGCAAGTCATGTCTTTCTCTACCAAAGCCTCCTTcatctataaaaataaataataaataaaaacataaaacgacATATCCCTCAAAAATCCCAAATACAAATACTAAAACCAAAACCCTAATTTAGAAAGCAACAaaaattttcatgaaaaaattGAGCTTACCTGAGTGATATAATCTTCGAAGAGACGAATTTCGGAGAGAAATTGCTCATTTTGTAACTTGATGCGATCTTCAAGGAATTTTCTTTCTCGAACGAGAGTTTTAAGCTGTTCTTGCTGGTCCTTGAGCAATTTTATCAAGCTGTCAAATAAGTTATCAACTTGAGAGCGTTTTGTAGTAACCATTAGAACCTTATCAAAAAAAGAAAgcagatgaagaagaaaaaaggtGTGGAGATCGGAGACTAGGGCTTTCAGCGTGCAGAGCGAGATATGACCGTTGTAAGTGGTGACCGGCAGGGTAGTGGGGTTTCAAACGGTCGATTTTGCGCGTacttgaaaataaaaatcatttgaAACAACAAAAGCTGGGCTGCCTCATGAGACTCCTTTCTTTGCAATAAAGTTTTGGGCTTAAGTCACTCAATGGGCTTTCTCCAAAAGAATAATAGAGTTAGTACTTGATTTtcacaaattaaaatatcagtAAAAcagttaaactcttatttatagTTGTCAATTTATTCTAttctttgatattttatttattacataaaattttacatcataattaataaataaaaaaacactTAAATTATAACAAGGCATTAAATTagctaaaataatatttatttttaaaatcattttagCAGCAATAATTATGTCCTTATTTATCTACTactgtaaatataaaataattaaaagaaaaagaagatttgATTGAAAGCGGATAATACTGCAAAATTCAAAGTGGGCTAAGGGCACAGTCCTACACAAACAATGGTGGTTGAACAGCCTTAACCATTTATGAGACAGCCCAACTCCTCCCAACTACACGTGTTCCTAACATTGCTTTATCGGAGAACCAAAAAATTACAAAGTCTTGTAATCTTCAAGTTCCCATCTTTCTGCCGTGTACCTCCTCCGTAACGGATCTAAATACGAGATAATCAAGACTCGAGGTCCTTCGATTCTCCCCAACTCGCCTCACCAGAGTATTCCCGTCACTGGATTCTGCAAGTCGGTGCTCTCCTACTAGATAGAGATAAGTGCTCATAAGATGAAGGCGACGAAGAGGCCGATCCACGCAGTGGCTACATGGGTCCAGAGGCAACCGCCCAAGATCAAGGCTTTTTTAGCTATTATTTCTGGGATGGCAGCTTTGGTTTTTCTTCGTATGGTGGTTCATGATCACGACAACCTATTCGTTGCTGCTGAGGCTGTTCATGCCATTGGAATCTCTGTCCTAATCTACAAGCTCATGAAGGAGAGGACTTGTGCTGGTAATATAAGCTAATTCTTGGGTTTAATTAATAGGTTTTTGTTTTTCTAGGTGTTATGCAGTACCAGAAAATTTTAGCTCATGTTTTTGTTACTGTATTGGACCTATGTTATTGAAGTCATGTTTTCGCCATCATAAGTAGAATATAGGATTACTCTTCCTGTTGTGAAAATTTTAGGCAATTCTAGATGATCATCAAAGCTTTTGAAGAGATGACCTAAACACTACAAATGTCTAGCTTTCACCTAGTTTTGAACAGCTAAGAGACAAAAAATAATCTTTTGCTTCTATTATTGGGGCAGAGTTTCGTGCTTTTCTGGCTTTTTGTGGTACCAATATGGTAATAGAACATCGGTGGCTCTTACAAAATAAGGCAAGACCAGTTTCATATATCCTCTAATAGACAAATTGCTTACCATTTGTCCCCTGGTTGTGATCACTCTCATTTTGGAGCctgtaatttatataaattcttaATGGAGAATTTGTAAAAGAATAATAATTTGGTACTTTGGTTGCCGACCAAAAGGTTTGTTTATTGGGAACTTTGAAGCCTTTCATTTTTAACGCACGCACCATCAGCTTGTGCCCTAGTTGTGGTGATAAATCTTGCTATTGATTTAACTTCCACTTTAGTTAGTTCTATATGGTTTTACAAATTTGAGTTCTTTGCAGGACTTTCACTGAAATCACAGGAGCTGACAGCTATATTTTTAGCTGTTAGACTATATTGCAGCTTGGTCATGGAATATGACATACACACGTTACTTGATTCAGCTACATTGCTGACCACACTATGGGTGATTTATATGATTCGCTTCAAATTGAGGTCCAGTTACATGGATGACAAAGACAACTTTGCAATTTACTATGTGGTGAGTCTTTTTTTACACTAATATCTTTATCATCTTTATCTTTGTTTGACTGAACTATTATTGAAAATTTCTAAGCGCATTCTCTCCTGAAGCTGCCAATACTCTTATccattttggttttgtttctcaAAACATTAATTCGTGATGTTGTTTTGGACGTGTGTGCCCCTTGTCTGAGGGATGATGGGCTTGGGTATTCTTGTATCCAGTTGAGCAGTGACACTGTTTTATTGTTTCAGAGAGATGCTGAAATAAGgggaatattttcttttaatctcCTTGCACAGAGTTATTCACGTTCATTTCCCTGCAGCCAGGATgcatttcatttcatttaatCAGTGATGGTTcagaattattttaattgatttttttgggTCGTTTTATGACTCCAGGAGGCATAACAACTACACATTAGAGCTCAAACAAGTGATAGGATCTCTtctcctttgtttttttttcttgggaATTTCATGGGATGTGGATTCTGATTGCATTTTTTGAAGCTGCTTTGTTGGCATAAGTACCAACAGTTTTGATTGTCTGTTTCTCTCAGAACATCAATGGTCATGATCTTGGAGAaccttttcagtttttatgtggCATTTTGtgtttacctttgttttgagtAGAAAGAAAAAATGGTTATTTTGCATCAGCGTTTAGCATGTAAATGAATTTTGATGTTCTTGTTGGCTTCTATCAATTAATGGCAGCCTGTAGGCTGGAAATACCTAACTTTTACATCACCCGTAAGGTTTTGTGAATGAATTGTGCTTCCGTTCCCTCTAATTAGTCTTAGCCAATACTATATTGAAAGGGATCTGATAATGTATCTATATCAATGGTAGGGCCAGCTTGCTATATGAATTATTGGTTTGATTTTGGATGCAACTCAATTTGATTTTGGCATTACTACCAATATGAATTCTTGGTCTGATTTTGGAATTACCATCAATTTGGAGGATTTCTACTTAGGCTTGTGAATTTAAAACTGCAAAAAACAGTGATGACTATTGttaatataatttctatttcAATATCTTGTTTTTCCCTATCTTTATCTTCCTgagtcttttctttttcttttttggtaaTCTTGATGCAGTTGATACCTTGTGTTGTGCTCTCTTTGCTTATTCATCCAACAACACAGCATCATTTAATAAACAGGATTTGCTGGTCTTTCTGTGTTTTTCTTGAAGCTGTTTCAGTATTGCCTCAGCTTCGGGTTATGCAGAACACAAAGGTATGTTGAGGTGTGGAATGTGGATGCCTTTTgccttctccttttcttttttttttcactggGTGATGGTGCATTACCGCTTTCCAGATCACAAATTGCAAAAGTTACATTGATGGTTATGCAAATTTTCTGTGCAACTAATGTTCCTTTGaacctttatttatttatagatgGAGTTTTTATTCGCAGATGGCCTACTTCTGCTCATCTTCCTTTTGTTTGATTTCAGATTGTTGAACCTTTCACAGCACATTATGTATTTGCACTTGGAATTGCACGGTTCTTGAGTTGTGCGCATTGGGTGCTCCAGGTTTGATAATGCATCTTCCAACTCCTTGAACTCTCGTAGATGCCTGTGAATGTGTTTTCTGTGGTTTGTCAACTTTGGCAGTGAAATCTTCCTTCGTCAGGGGTCTAGTTGATGCACACATTAGTCTTCTACTTGTCTGTGAAACACGGAGATGTGTATGCTCACGTGTTGTTTAAGCTGATTCACTGTCAATGCGTGTTTCTTTGTTCATGCAGGTATTGGATACTCGAGGACGCCTTTTGACGGCACTGGGCTATGGATTGTGGCCTCCTATGGTCCTCCTTTCAGAAATTGTGCAGACTTTCATTCTCGCGGATTTTTGTTACTACTATGTGAAGAGGTGGGTTAACAGCCATTAATATTCCGAGATGATTTCTTTGATTCTCTTAACATGTAATTGTGTTTTTGCAGTCTCGTTGGTGGACAGCTTGTTCTTCGTCTCCCCTCAGGAGTAGTGTAAGGCAATTGAATAGGCAAAAGTTCATTCAGAAATGGCTTCACAGAGGGCAGTGCAGCACAGCTCAGCTGCTTctatgggggggggggggggggggcagCACTTGGGATAAGCTTGTATACACATTCTAATTTGCAGCCAATTAGGATTTATCTTTGTAGGTGGACTGTAGAGTTGGCGATACATTGGATTTTTGGTTTctcataatataataatttaatagaattattaGATTGCATATATTTTTTAGACTTGCGGGTCTAGTCCACTTGCAAGGCCACCTTGACTGGGTAATTATTGGTCGAGTTAAATCCAGTTTTAatctaattatttcttttaattatttcttttgaaaaaaatatattaaaaatcacagtgattAAATTGAAACGGAATCAAAATGAACATGGACCGAAAGTGGGAGAAATTCTGCAATCTAATTCCGATTACTCCAACCCCATCTCTAATGTAAAGGAAAAGATATCATGAATCAACTCCCTTCTACAGATGTTAGAAGCAAATTAATTTGATCAGTGGCCAGATGCTTTAAGCAGCCGCGAAAATGACCAAAGCAGTGATCCGAAGGACAACATCATTGAATTCAATAAGTTTCTTCATTCTGACAACCTAAATGTATCTTAATAAGCGTATCTCTATACTTAAAAGCAACATTAAACACCCTCCACTAAGTTTCTTTCCATTGCTTTCCCAGCTAGacaagaaaaggaaggaaaatgATTTAcatctaaaatatatttttatgtatttttatttaatttacaaaatttcACCTACTTTCAATGAATTCTTGTATAGACTCTCTATAAATACTATCCTTTTTACCGCAGTACGTACACCAATTCACAAAattaaaaagagagagagagaggaattaGGCTATCAAGCAATGGGCGTCCTGAAGACTTTACTCCTCGTAATTGTTCCTCTAGCATTTATCTGCTATCTTGTTCAATCTGATCAAATGGTAAATTAACCAACCGTTCATTCTTAACTATTCTTTATTCTGTTTCTTGCTAACAAGGCAACAGCCATATCTTGATTTTGCATCGGCAATGTTTCAGGTCATCGAAGAAGTGGTGGATGCTTCGTTGCCACAACAAATAGGTATATTCTTCTTCAATGGTCTATGCATGTGTATATTATACATATTTATTAGTTTTGTTTTGTGGGGTTAATTAGATTGCGATGGAGCTTGTGCTGCGAGGTGCCAATTGTCATCGAGGCCACACCTGTGCAAGAGAGCATGTGGGACGTGCTGTGCCCGTTGCAACTGCGTTCCTCCTGGAACTTCCGGCAACTATGATGCATGTCCCTGCTACGCCAATATGACAACCCACGGTGGCCGGCACAAGTGTCCCTGACTCACTGCCACTGCTTTTGCTCCTCTTCTCTCCTCTCTCTATATAATCTATCAAATGGATTAGACATTGTGAAATGAATGATACATGAGTGATAATTTATGGTCATCTTTAAATTCCCTGTAAAATAATTTGTACAAGGCAACAACTAATAAGACCAAAAGAACAACTAAAACGGTGTCATTTTGAAAGCAATTCcctacatttaaataaaaattggtgGCTTTTGGCACACGCCATGTGCACAGTCTACACAGCTCATGGTCTAGCTCATTAAGACCTGGTAGTTATAATTAAGGCACGAGGAAGGTAAATATTAAATGCTTTGTAATTAATGAGGCCAACAGTCGAATTcttagtaatatttttttaatgtattttaaacaaacaataattacaattttcgttcatgtatatttttttaaattatctattattttaagaatttcaacataatattaattttatctttatatagttttaaattattcaatattactgtatgaaaaaaaattcattatataaataatattttaaataaattattttaaaattaatattatcaatttttttattagttgaaGTAGCATAATAATAACTATATTAATATTAAGCGCAACTGTGTCATTAGCACTAGTGCAAGATGTCTGAATCCTGAAAAATTAACC
This genomic window contains:
- the LOC110606014 gene encoding epidermal growth factor receptor substrate 15 homolog; the protein is MVTTKRSQVDNLFDSLIKLLKDQQEQLKTLVRERKFLEDRIKLQNEQFLSEIRLFEDYITQMKEALVEKDMTCLLEAAKSDLMIGLKHKEASLYKLKLEQTEDELADFRACFDYLSRILEKNSKETDYGKQGDRHDDLKSAGSKRLHDEVKRINFEYEKLASEKHSEISALLKEKSFVWHQYNVLETNLNDKLKSKQAEIDKANEKIAKVLDSVELLHSSNSEKDEMIEKLKVKLAEVEEERNKLKEEIPLLSHELESLRKSTSALVTPAPKNGSTGSKASSQRVKSSGRKGSSIVVKKESSEKAVHSLNGAVKGSRSLKRKGDDETVTILETPKLFSSSFKFPKLKTSSTPVSLPYCIPF
- the LOC110606015 gene encoding ER lumen protein-retaining receptor erd-2.2, whose translation is MKATKRPIHAVATWVQRQPPKIKAFLAIISGMAALVFLRMVVHDHDNLFVAAEAVHAIGISVLIYKLMKERTCAGLSLKSQELTAIFLAVRLYCSLVMEYDIHTLLDSATLLTTLWVIYMIRFKLRSSYMDDKDNFAIYYVLIPCVVLSLLIHPTTQHHLINRICWSFCVFLEAVSVLPQLRVMQNTKIVEPFTAHYVFALGIARFLSCAHWVLQVLDTRGRLLTALGYGLWPPMVLLSEIVQTFILADFCYYYVKSLVGGQLVLRLPSGVV
- the LOC110606017 gene encoding gibberellin-regulated protein 11 isoform X1 encodes the protein MGVLKTLLLVIVPLAFICYLVQSDQMPYLDFASAMFQVIEEVVDASLPQQIDCDGACAARCQLSSRPHLCKRACGTCCARCNCVPPGTSGNYDACPCYANMTTHGGRHKCP
- the LOC110606017 gene encoding gibberellin-regulated protein 11 isoform X2, translated to MGVLKTLLLVIVPLAFICYLVQSDQMVIEEVVDASLPQQIDCDGACAARCQLSSRPHLCKRACGTCCARCNCVPPGTSGNYDACPCYANMTTHGGRHKCP